In Streptomyces qaidamensis, one DNA window encodes the following:
- a CDS encoding SCO3242 family prenyltransferase, with translation MADGTAPCPGAGRSRPRRAWAELLRLPALFSVPGDALAGAAAAGSAPGPRTLLAIGSSLCLYEAGMALNDWADRDLDAVERPHRPLPSGRVRPAAALTAACALTGAGLALAARAGRPALAVAAPLAATVWAYDLGLKHTPAGPVAMGAARGLDLLLGAAATTGDARPALPSAALLGTHTLAVTTVSRQEARGGSPLAPLAALATTALLTRQVTRRSAPPTRGRRPETGTAQRLTGPRWPARHPGQESATLLTTALGAAYAATAARPYFHAALNPSPPLTQRAVGAGIRATIPLQATLAARSRGTATALLIAALAPLGARFAKKVSVT, from the coding sequence ATCGCCGACGGCACGGCCCCCTGCCCAGGCGCAGGCCGCTCACGGCCTCGCCGCGCCTGGGCCGAACTCCTCCGTCTGCCAGCCCTGTTCAGCGTCCCTGGGGACGCCCTGGCCGGCGCGGCCGCCGCCGGTTCGGCACCCGGTCCCCGCACCCTGCTCGCCATCGGCTCCTCCCTCTGCCTCTACGAAGCCGGCATGGCCCTCAACGACTGGGCTGACCGCGACCTCGACGCCGTCGAACGCCCGCACCGCCCCTTGCCCTCCGGCCGCGTCCGGCCCGCCGCCGCACTCACGGCGGCCTGCGCCCTCACCGGCGCCGGACTGGCCCTGGCCGCGCGTGCGGGGCGCCCCGCGCTGGCCGTCGCCGCGCCCCTGGCGGCAACCGTCTGGGCGTACGACCTCGGCCTGAAGCACACGCCCGCCGGACCCGTGGCCATGGGCGCCGCCCGCGGCCTCGACCTGCTCCTGGGAGCCGCTGCCACGACGGGCGATGCCCGCCCGGCCCTGCCCTCAGCGGCCCTCCTCGGCACCCACACCCTGGCCGTCACCACGGTCTCCCGCCAGGAGGCCCGGGGCGGCTCACCGCTGGCCCCCTTGGCGGCCCTCGCGACGACGGCCCTGCTGACCCGACAGGTGACGCGTCGCTCCGCCCCGCCGACGAGAGGCCGCCGGCCGGAGACTGGGACCGCCCAGCGGCTGACGGGTCCCCGTTGGCCGGCCCGGCACCCCGGGCAGGAGTCCGCGACGCTGCTCACCACCGCCCTCGGAGCCGCCTACGCGGCGACGGCCGCCCGGCCCTACTTCCACGCCGCCCTGAATCCCTCACCCCCTCTCACCCAACGCGCTGTCGGCGCCGGCATCCGCGCCACCATCCCCCTCCAGGCCACCCTTGCTGCCCGCTCCCGGGGCACCGCCACCGCCCTCCTCATCGCGGCCCTGGCCCCGCTCGGAGCGAGGTTCGCGAAGAAGGTGAGCGTCACATGA
- a CDS encoding sugar phosphate isomerase/epimerase family protein, producing the protein MSPEARTSETSEARASHATRAVSPTSPTQGASSSSEPSARAAASPASTHRPQGARGTARTAPAGPQPDAATTTAPPGTLPSLRFGYGTNGLADLRLDDALSLLADLGYDGVGLTLDHMHLDPLAPDLAARTRRVAARLDALGLGVTVETGARYVLDPRRKHGPSLLDPDPDDRARRTDLLTRAVRVAADLGAHAVHCFSGIVPEGTDTDTAWKRLAESLAPVLDAAASAGTPLAVEPEPGHLLATLADFHHLRRALGDPEPLGLTLDIGHCQCLEPLSPADCVRAAAPWLRHVQIEDMRRGVHEHLPFGEGEIDFPPVLAALATTGYQGLTVVELPRHSHAGPHYAAHSLPFLRHAERTAATVPSGPAEAFQQTAPPHGAPSTAPEGSSR; encoded by the coding sequence ATGAGCCCCGAAGCCCGGACGTCGGAGACCAGCGAGGCCAGGGCCTCACACGCAACCCGGGCTGTCTCTCCCACCAGCCCCACCCAGGGCGCTTCCTCCTCCTCCGAGCCCAGCGCTCGGGCTGCTGCCTCGCCCGCTTCGACCCACCGGCCTCAAGGGGCGCGGGGAACTGCGCGAACAGCCCCCGCCGGCCCGCAGCCGGATGCCGCCACCACTACCGCCCCGCCGGGCACCCTCCCTTCCCTCCGCTTCGGCTACGGCACCAACGGTCTCGCCGATCTCCGGCTCGACGACGCCCTCTCGCTCCTCGCCGACCTCGGCTACGACGGCGTCGGACTGACCCTCGACCACATGCACCTCGACCCGCTCGCCCCCGACCTCGCCGCCCGCACCCGACGGGTCGCAGCGCGGCTGGACGCCCTCGGGCTGGGCGTCACCGTCGAGACGGGTGCCCGCTATGTGCTCGACCCCCGCCGCAAGCACGGCCCGTCCCTACTGGACCCCGATCCCGACGACCGGGCCCGCCGCACCGACCTGCTCACCCGGGCCGTCCGGGTCGCCGCCGACCTCGGCGCGCACGCGGTGCACTGCTTCAGCGGGATCGTGCCGGAGGGAACCGACACCGACACCGCTTGGAAGCGCCTCGCCGAGTCCCTCGCGCCCGTCCTGGACGCCGCCGCCTCCGCAGGCACCCCGCTCGCCGTCGAACCCGAGCCGGGCCACCTCCTCGCCACCCTGGCCGACTTCCACCACCTCCGCCGTGCCCTGGGTGACCCCGAACCCCTCGGCCTCACCCTGGACATCGGCCACTGTCAGTGCCTCGAACCGCTCTCTCCCGCCGACTGCGTGCGGGCAGCCGCCCCCTGGCTGCGGCACGTCCAGATCGAGGACATGCGGCGCGGTGTCCACGAACACCTCCCGTTCGGCGAGGGGGAGATCGACTTCCCGCCCGTCCTCGCGGCCCTCGCCACCACCGGTTACCAGGGCCTGACCGTCGTCGAACTGCCCCGCCACTCCCATGCCGGCCCTCACTACGCCGCGCACTCCCTGCCGTTCCTCCGCCACGCCGAGCGGACGGCGGCCACCGTGCCGTCCGGTCCCGCTGAGGCCTTCCAGCAGACCGCGCCACCCCACGGCGCTCCCTCCACCGCCCCTGAAGGGAGCAGCAGATGA
- a CDS encoding EboA domain-containing protein, with translation MSHPRTTPTARTESAQDTPSARTRAGEPIPGTVSTSTRPSLTDLRHHLTTQLDPPARTWLDHALDEAAAHPGLHGPISVWELRLAEAGRRCGPAHADAARVLILDAARAGTDALTRVYFQGTADERRAVLHALPHLVSGPGALPLIEDALRTNDTRLLSAAVGPYAARHLAAHAWRHAVLKCLFTGVPVDHVADLPRRASGDGELARMLADYAAERTAAGRSVPEDLYRVLDLTESVTPAPGTDHPHGKES, from the coding sequence ATGAGCCACCCCCGCACCACTCCCACGGCGAGAACCGAGAGCGCCCAGGACACTCCGAGCGCCAGAACCCGCGCCGGCGAACCCATCCCTGGCACCGTCTCCACCTCCACCCGCCCCTCGCTCACAGACCTCCGCCACCACCTCACCACCCAGCTGGACCCACCCGCCCGCACCTGGCTCGACCACGCCCTCGACGAGGCGGCCGCCCACCCCGGCCTCCACGGACCCATCTCCGTATGGGAGCTGCGGCTCGCCGAAGCCGGCCGACGCTGCGGTCCCGCACACGCCGACGCGGCACGGGTCCTGATCCTCGACGCGGCCCGCGCCGGCACCGACGCGCTGACCCGGGTGTACTTCCAGGGCACCGCCGACGAGCGCCGAGCCGTGCTGCACGCCCTGCCCCACCTCGTCTCCGGCCCGGGAGCCCTCCCGCTGATCGAGGACGCCCTGCGCACCAACGACACCCGGCTCCTCAGCGCCGCCGTCGGCCCCTACGCCGCCCGGCACCTGGCGGCCCACGCCTGGCGTCATGCCGTGCTGAAGTGCCTGTTCACCGGCGTCCCCGTCGACCACGTGGCGGACCTGCCCCGGCGCGCCTCCGGCGACGGCGAACTCGCCCGCATGCTGGCCGACTACGCCGCCGAACGCACCGCCGCCGGCCGCTCCGTCCCCGAGGACCTGTACCGCGTCCTGGACCTGACCGAGTCCGTCACCCCGGCCCCCGGCACGGACCACCCCCACGGCAAGGAATCCTGA
- a CDS encoding TatD family hydrolase, translating to MRIFDPHIHMTSRTTDDYEAMYAAGVRAVVEPSFWLGQPRTSPASFRDYFDSLLGWEPFRAAQYGIAHHCTIALNPKEANDPRCAPVLDELPRYLVKDNVVAVGEIGYDSMTPAEDTALAAQLQLAADHGLPALVHTPHRDKLAGLRRTLDVVRESALPADRVLVDHLNETTVKEARDSGCWLGFSVYPDTKMDEERMLAILRSHGTEQVLVNSAADWGKSDPLKTRKVGDLMLAEGFDEDDVDQVLWRNPVAFYGLSGRLNLDVTGTEATHEGNSVLRGAPRDPHEPVTGPGTPARVTPAEA from the coding sequence ATGCGCATCTTCGACCCCCACATCCACATGACGTCCCGGACCACCGACGACTACGAGGCCATGTACGCCGCCGGTGTGCGTGCCGTCGTCGAGCCTTCCTTCTGGCTGGGCCAGCCCCGGACCTCGCCCGCCTCCTTCCGCGACTACTTCGACTCGCTCCTCGGCTGGGAGCCCTTCCGCGCAGCGCAGTACGGCATCGCCCACCACTGCACGATCGCCCTCAATCCCAAGGAGGCGAACGACCCGCGCTGCGCGCCCGTCCTCGACGAGCTGCCCCGTTATCTCGTCAAGGACAACGTCGTGGCGGTCGGGGAGATCGGCTATGACTCCATGACCCCCGCGGAGGACACCGCCCTCGCCGCGCAATTGCAGCTCGCGGCCGACCACGGACTGCCCGCCCTCGTGCACACCCCCCACCGCGACAAGCTCGCCGGGCTGCGTCGCACCCTCGACGTCGTCCGGGAGTCCGCCTTGCCCGCGGACCGCGTCCTGGTCGACCACCTCAACGAGACCACCGTCAAGGAGGCCAGGGACAGCGGCTGCTGGCTGGGCTTCTCCGTCTATCCCGACACCAAGATGGACGAGGAACGCATGCTCGCGATCCTGCGCTCCCACGGGACGGAACAGGTCCTGGTGAACTCCGCCGCCGACTGGGGAAAGAGCGACCCCCTCAAGACCCGCAAGGTCGGCGACCTGATGCTGGCCGAGGGCTTCGACGAGGACGACGTCGACCAGGTGCTGTGGCGCAACCCCGTCGCCTTCTACGGGCTCAGCGGCCGCCTGAATCTGGACGTCACCGGCACGGAGGCCACCCACGAAGGCAACTCCGTCCTGCGTGGTGCCCCGCGGGATCCGCACGAGCCGGTCACCGGCCCCGGCACGCCGGCCCGCGTGACCCCCGCGGAGGCGTGA
- the eboE gene encoding metabolite traffic protein EboE, which yields MRFRHPDGSTVHLAYCTNVHPAETLDGVLAQLRDHCEPVRRRLGRDRLGIGLWLAKDAAHALVTDPSALRRLRTELDRRGLEVVTLNGFPYEGFGAEEVKYRVYKPDWADPERLDHTSALARVLAGLLPDDVTDGTISTLPLAWRTAYDDERADTARTALRTLAERLDAIEELTGRSIRVGLEPEPGCVVETTRDAIAPLTAIGHDRIGICVDTCHLATSFEDPHAAFDALTEARVRVVKSQLSAALHAEHPHLPEGRDALAAFAEPRFLHQTRTATAAGLRATDDLDEALTGHALPDASPWRAHFHVPLHAAPAAPLTSTLPVLKSALTRLVGGPAPLTRHLEVETYTWQALPPESRPRSRTQLAEGIAAELTLARDLLTDLGLKELP from the coding sequence ATGCGCTTCCGCCACCCCGACGGCTCCACCGTCCACCTCGCCTACTGCACCAACGTCCACCCCGCCGAAACCCTCGACGGCGTCCTCGCCCAGCTCCGTGACCACTGCGAACCCGTCCGCCGCCGCCTGGGCCGCGACCGGCTCGGCATCGGGCTGTGGCTGGCGAAGGACGCCGCCCACGCCCTCGTCACCGACCCCTCCGCACTGCGCAGGCTGCGCACGGAGCTGGACCGGCGCGGCCTTGAGGTCGTCACCCTCAACGGCTTCCCCTATGAGGGCTTCGGGGCCGAGGAGGTCAAGTACCGCGTCTACAAGCCGGACTGGGCCGACCCGGAACGCCTCGACCACACGAGCGCCCTGGCCCGCGTCCTCGCCGGGCTCCTCCCCGACGACGTCACCGACGGGACCATCTCCACGCTGCCCCTCGCCTGGCGCACCGCGTACGACGACGAGCGCGCGGACACCGCCCGCACCGCCCTGCGCACCCTCGCCGAACGCCTCGACGCCATAGAGGAGCTGACCGGCCGCTCCATCCGCGTCGGCCTGGAACCGGAACCGGGCTGCGTCGTCGAGACCACCCGCGACGCCATCGCCCCGCTCACCGCGATCGGCCACGACCGTATCGGCATCTGCGTCGACACCTGCCATCTCGCCACCTCCTTCGAAGACCCGCACGCCGCCTTCGACGCCCTCACCGAGGCGCGCGTCCGCGTCGTCAAATCCCAGCTCTCCGCCGCCCTGCACGCCGAACACCCCCATCTCCCCGAGGGCCGCGATGCCCTCGCCGCCTTCGCCGAACCCCGCTTCCTGCACCAGACCCGCACCGCCACGGCGGCCGGTCTGCGCGCCACGGACGACCTCGACGAAGCCCTCACCGGACACGCCCTGCCGGACGCCTCACCCTGGCGCGCCCACTTCCACGTCCCGCTGCACGCGGCCCCCGCCGCACCTCTCACCTCCACCCTCCCGGTCCTGAAATCCGCACTGACCCGGCTCGTCGGCGGCCCGGCCCCGCTCACCCGCCACCTGGAGGTCGAGACCTACACCTGGCAGGCCCTTCCGCCCGAGTCCCGCCCCAGGAGCCGCACCCAGCTCGCCGAGGGCATCGCCGCCGAACTCACCCTCGCCCGCGACCTGCTGACCGACCTCGGCCTGAAGGAGCTGCCATGA
- a CDS encoding nucleotide pyrophosphatase/phosphodiesterase family protein: MSTGPHEHPGPAATLPAATDRPTPPLVLDVVGLTPRLIDHMPHLKTLGQSGSRAPLGTVLPAVTCAAQSTFLTGTMPSEHGIVGNGWYFRELGDVLLWRQHNGLVAGDKLWDAARRAHPGYTVANICWWYAMGADTDITVTPRPVYYADGRKEPDCYTRPAALHDELTDMFGTFPLFHFWGPGADLVSSRWIIDATRHIIRTRHPDLTLCYLPHLDYDLQRFGPDDPRSLKAAADLDAALAPLLDDARAEGRTVVALSEYGITRVNRHVDINRALRRAGLLEVHTQDGMEYLDPMASRAFAVADHQIAHVYVRRPEDLDATRAALDGLPGIAQLLDDEGKKSHHLDHPRAGELVAVAEPDAWFTYYYWLDDDRAPDFAQLVEIHRKPGYDPVELFMDPLDPYVKVKAATALARKKLGMRYRMAVVPLDPSPIRGSHGRLPASDDDGPLLICSTPRAVGDRVAATDVKSLLLRLAGLA; the protein is encoded by the coding sequence ATGAGCACCGGCCCCCATGAGCACCCGGGCCCTGCCGCCACGCTCCCGGCCGCCACGGACCGCCCCACCCCGCCCCTCGTCCTCGACGTCGTCGGCCTCACCCCCCGTCTCATCGACCACATGCCCCATCTCAAGACGCTCGGCCAGTCCGGCTCCCGCGCCCCGCTGGGCACCGTCCTGCCCGCCGTCACCTGCGCAGCCCAGTCCACGTTCCTCACCGGCACCATGCCCTCGGAGCACGGCATCGTCGGCAACGGCTGGTACTTCCGCGAACTCGGTGACGTCCTCCTGTGGCGCCAGCACAACGGGCTCGTGGCCGGCGACAAGCTCTGGGACGCCGCCCGCCGCGCCCACCCCGGCTACACCGTCGCGAACATCTGCTGGTGGTACGCCATGGGCGCGGACACCGACATCACCGTCACCCCCCGTCCGGTCTACTACGCCGACGGACGCAAGGAACCCGACTGCTACACCCGGCCGGCCGCACTGCACGACGAACTCACCGACATGTTCGGCACATTCCCCCTGTTCCACTTCTGGGGGCCCGGAGCCGACCTCGTCTCCAGCCGGTGGATCATCGACGCAACCCGCCACATCATCCGCACCCGGCACCCCGACCTGACGCTCTGTTACCTCCCTCATCTCGACTACGACCTGCAGCGGTTCGGCCCCGACGACCCGCGCTCCCTGAAGGCGGCCGCCGACCTGGACGCCGCCCTGGCCCCGCTGCTCGACGACGCCCGCGCCGAAGGCCGTACCGTCGTCGCACTGTCCGAGTACGGCATCACCCGTGTGAACCGGCACGTCGACATCAACCGTGCCCTGCGCAGGGCCGGTCTGCTGGAGGTGCACACACAGGACGGGATGGAGTACCTCGACCCGATGGCGTCCCGCGCCTTCGCGGTCGCCGACCACCAGATCGCCCATGTCTACGTGCGCCGCCCCGAGGACCTCGACGCCACCAGGGCCGCACTCGACGGCCTGCCCGGCATCGCTCAACTCCTGGACGACGAGGGCAAGAAGAGCCATCATCTCGACCATCCGCGCGCCGGCGAGCTCGTCGCCGTGGCGGAACCCGACGCCTGGTTCACGTACTACTACTGGCTCGACGACGACCGCGCGCCCGACTTCGCGCAACTCGTCGAGATCCACCGCAAACCCGGCTACGACCCGGTCGAACTCTTCATGGATCCCCTCGACCCGTATGTCAAGGTCAAGGCGGCCACCGCACTGGCGCGCAAGAAGCTCGGCATGCGCTACCGCATGGCGGTCGTGCCGCTGGACCCCTCACCTATTCGCGGCAGCCACGGCCGCCTTCCGGCGAGCGACGACGACGGTCCGCTCCTCATCTGCTCCACCCCCCGTGCTGTCGGCGACCGCGTCGCGGCCACCGATGTGAAGTCACTGCTGCTCCGACTCGCCGGTCTCGCCTGA
- a CDS encoding sugar phosphate isomerase/epimerase family protein — protein MSRFSQPDPELGHRLSRRGMLGVAAGATAAALLGAAAPGTAAAATASTGTASGAKGRGRPVLPPGRLGIQLYSLRDKVSTLGFGPVFAELERYGYDEVEFAGYTQGSAGPITLAQLKRLARNHGLNPIGSHVGYYSSDPGAYTFAQNLTKVLDDAQALGLRHIGTAAGPFRYGSTVDAWKRAAEDFNTYGAAAKARGMKFYQHNHSEEFSFATDNPKIRLYDILLKETDPDLVYLEMDIYWAYVGQFRFSTRPDGTPAPFEPLNYVLRQPDRYPLFHVKDGESDPSNPYGYRMTDVGDGDIDYQRFISAVTRLRGHRMAHHWQAEHDNPAESFTFARRSSAHLHSLREKC, from the coding sequence ATGAGCCGCTTCTCCCAGCCCGACCCCGAACTCGGCCACCGCCTCAGCAGACGAGGCATGCTCGGCGTGGCCGCCGGTGCCACAGCCGCTGCCCTGCTCGGCGCCGCGGCCCCCGGGACCGCCGCCGCCGCGACGGCATCCACCGGCACCGCGTCCGGCGCCAAGGGCCGGGGCCGCCCCGTCCTGCCGCCCGGCCGCCTCGGCATCCAGCTGTACAGCCTGCGCGACAAGGTCTCCACCCTCGGCTTCGGCCCCGTCTTCGCCGAACTGGAGCGATACGGCTACGACGAGGTCGAGTTCGCCGGCTACACGCAGGGCTCGGCGGGCCCCATCACCCTCGCCCAGCTCAAGCGGCTGGCCCGCAACCACGGCCTCAACCCGATCGGCAGCCACGTCGGCTACTACTCCTCCGACCCGGGCGCCTACACGTTCGCCCAGAACCTCACCAAGGTCCTCGACGACGCCCAGGCCCTCGGCCTCCGGCACATCGGCACGGCCGCCGGCCCGTTCCGCTACGGCTCGACCGTCGACGCCTGGAAGCGCGCCGCCGAGGACTTCAACACGTACGGCGCGGCGGCGAAGGCCCGGGGCATGAAGTTCTACCAGCACAACCACTCCGAGGAGTTCTCCTTCGCCACCGACAACCCCAAGATCCGCCTCTACGACATCCTGCTCAAGGAGACCGACCCCGACCTCGTGTACCTGGAGATGGACATCTACTGGGCGTACGTCGGCCAGTTCCGCTTCTCCACGCGGCCCGACGGCACGCCCGCGCCCTTCGAACCGCTGAACTACGTCCTGCGACAGCCCGACCGCTACCCGCTCTTCCACGTGAAGGACGGCGAGAGCGACCCGTCGAACCCGTACGGCTACCGCATGACCGACGTCGGCGACGGCGACATCGACTACCAGCGGTTCATCTCCGCCGTGACCCGGCTGCGCGGCCACCGCATGGCCCACCACTGGCAGGCCGAGCACGACAACCCGGCCGAGTCCTTCACGTTCGCGCGCCGCTCCAGCGCGCACCTGCATTCCCTGAGGGAGAAGTGCTGA
- a CDS encoding OFA family MFS transporter translates to MTTTDLPTTVPYREVTDANGRVYRLGETDIDIMGRKRKWMVILPWIGMMGISSAEYAFASAEETLHTAHSWNSMHIFWMMTVWVFFQAAVAFPAGKLRESGKLPARWAMMLGAVGTLLGYLSLAFAPHVVFAYIGFSMFSGMGAGMVYATCVNMVGKWYPERKGGKTGFVNGGFAYGSVPFVFLFNGYMDLTNFRWVLVAVGVFLAGMVAFSGYFFKDPPKNWWPSTIDPLNPPDDPRAARSMRMNPPAVRQYSPKEAWKTGRVALMWFCLACTSGVNIFGIAFQVEIGEEAGFAGGIVATAMSLKAIVNGTGRGVIGWLSDLYGRKRCLLVVCVILGLSQYGILWSANAENLPLFLVFSSISGFGGGAIFPMFAALTADYFGENNNASNYGMVYSAKLVSGLGAGMGAVVVGAWGHSGAFILAGSISLFAGCVALFLTPPGRDKETHISPNPQPLGEDTT, encoded by the coding sequence ATGACAACGACCGATCTGCCCACAACGGTTCCCTACCGGGAGGTCACCGACGCGAACGGTCGCGTCTACCGCCTCGGTGAGACCGACATCGACATCATGGGGCGCAAACGCAAGTGGATGGTGATCCTGCCCTGGATCGGCATGATGGGCATCTCCTCCGCCGAGTACGCGTTCGCGTCGGCCGAGGAGACCCTGCACACGGCGCACAGCTGGAACAGCATGCACATCTTCTGGATGATGACCGTGTGGGTCTTCTTCCAGGCGGCAGTGGCCTTCCCCGCGGGCAAACTGCGTGAGAGCGGGAAACTGCCGGCCCGCTGGGCCATGATGCTCGGCGCCGTCGGCACGCTGCTGGGCTACCTGTCCCTCGCCTTCGCGCCGCACGTGGTCTTCGCCTACATCGGCTTCAGCATGTTCAGCGGCATGGGCGCGGGCATGGTGTACGCCACCTGCGTCAACATGGTCGGCAAGTGGTACCCGGAGCGCAAGGGCGGCAAGACCGGCTTCGTCAACGGCGGTTTCGCCTACGGCTCGGTGCCCTTCGTCTTCCTCTTCAACGGCTACATGGACCTGACCAACTTCCGCTGGGTGCTGGTCGCGGTGGGTGTGTTCCTGGCCGGGATGGTCGCGTTCTCGGGCTACTTCTTCAAGGACCCGCCGAAGAACTGGTGGCCCTCCACGATCGACCCGCTGAACCCGCCGGACGACCCGCGCGCGGCCCGTTCGATGCGCATGAACCCGCCGGCGGTGCGCCAGTACTCCCCGAAGGAGGCCTGGAAGACCGGCCGGGTCGCCCTGATGTGGTTCTGCCTGGCGTGCACGTCCGGCGTGAACATCTTCGGTATCGCCTTCCAGGTGGAGATCGGCGAGGAGGCCGGGTTCGCGGGCGGGATCGTCGCCACGGCCATGTCCCTGAAGGCCATCGTCAACGGCACCGGCCGCGGTGTCATCGGCTGGCTCTCCGACCTGTACGGCCGCAAGCGGTGCCTGCTCGTCGTCTGCGTGATCCTGGGCCTGTCCCAGTACGGCATCCTCTGGTCGGCGAACGCCGAGAACCTTCCGCTGTTCCTGGTCTTCTCCTCGATCTCCGGCTTCGGCGGCGGCGCCATCTTCCCGATGTTCGCCGCGCTGACCGCCGACTACTTCGGTGAGAACAACAACGCGTCCAACTACGGCATGGTCTACAGCGCCAAGCTCGTCTCCGGCCTGGGCGCCGGCATGGGTGCCGTGGTGGTCGGTGCCTGGGGGCACTCCGGTGCCTTCATCCTGGCCGGCTCCATCTCCCTCTTCGCCGGCTGCGTGGCACTGTTCCTGACCCCGCCGGGACGCGACAAGGAAACGCACATCTCCCCCAACCCGCAACCGCTCGGCGAGGACACGACCTGA